From a single Entelurus aequoreus isolate RoL-2023_Sb linkage group LG12, RoL_Eaeq_v1.1, whole genome shotgun sequence genomic region:
- the LOC133662893 gene encoding amphoterin-induced protein 2-like — protein MRLTASRLRGNPPAVALLLSLCLGFPARALPCPPRCLCASDIICCSASNLSAPPSDLPGYTVRLDLSHNSLATLPAGWTNGTLERLATLILCRNRIEGIEANAFAGTPRLLHLDLSSNKLSALDASMFAGLKDLRELLLFGNQIVHIPPDSFSGLPSMVKLYLSGNHLTSLPVGLMDLNWTFLDLSSNRLSGVHVHALLSRSRRGEIYLQGNPLVCDCALLALLEYWAWTRYRPLVDFRDEYPCGASTLNCSLDGDSVEGGSYQVDPGKWLWLSCPGFAPLPMEDAVVFWVTPTTVLNSSTHDPHARLAVLPNGSLEIRGALMEDSGSYACVAARGRDYDPDVVIGNTSGVVSGGSVYRSGTEHFNTAFTTLASCVVSIVLVLLYLYLTPCRCTGNRGGASRGCGGRAMMLCSDPREVESGQRRSNGKRVAFLEPRAEDADTCGAKFPVTSHVNTEGILKNGSRTVGQTLTDTILVA, from the coding sequence ATGCGTCTCACGGCGTCACGACTGCGAGGCAACCCCCCGGCCGTCGCCTTGCTCCTCTCCCTATGTCTCGGCTTCCCGGCCCGGGCGCTGCCTTGCCCGCCTCGCTGCCTGTGTGCCAGCGATATTATTTGCTGCAGTGCTAGCAATCTGTCAGCGCCGCCCTCAGACCTCCCCGGCTACACCGTGCGCCTAGACCTGAGCCACAACTCCCTCGCCACGCTGCCCGCCGGTTGGACGAACGGGACGTTGGAGCGGCTGGCCACGCTGATCCTCTGCCGCAATCGGATCGAGGGCATCGAGGCGAACGCCTTCGCCGGCACGCCGCGTCTCCTCCACTTGGACTTGTCCTCCAACAAGCTGTCAGCTCTCGACGCGTCCATGTTTGCCGGACTCAAGGATCTAAGGGAGCTGCTACTGTTTGGCAACCAGATTGTCCACATCCCTCCCGACTCCTTCAGTGGCCTCCCGAGCATGGTCAAGCTCTACCTGTCTGGAAAccatctgacgtcacttcctgtaggTCTCATGGACCTCAACTGGACCTTCCTGGACTTGTCCTCCAACAGGCTCTCCGGCGTCCACGTCCACGCGCTGCTCTCTCGGAGCCGACGTGGTGAGATCTATTTGCAAGGGAACCCGCTGGTGTGCGACTGCGCTTTGCTGGCTTTGCTGGAGTACTGGGCGTGGACACGGTATCGCCCTCTGGTGGACTTTCGAGACGAATACCCGTGCGGCGCCTCGACGCTAAACTGCAGCCTGGATGGCGACTCGGTCGAGGGCGGAAGCTACCAGGTGGATCCTGGGAAGTGGTTGTGGTTGTCGTGTCCCGGCTTTGCGCCGCTTCCTATGGAGGATGCGGTTGTGTTCTGGGTGACGCCCACGACCGTGCTCAATTCATCAACGCACGACCCCCACGCTCGCCTCGCCGTCCTCCCTAACGGAAGCCTGGAGATACGAGGCGCCCTGATGGAGGATTCCGGCTCCTATGCGTGCGTAGCGGCTCGTGGGCGTGACTATGACCCCGACGTGGTCATTGGAAACACGAGCGGCGTCGTTTCCGGCGGCTCGGTTTACCGCAGCGGGACTGAGCACTTCAACACGGCGTTCACCACCCTGGCTTCCTGCGTGGTCAGCATCGTCCTAGTGTTGCTCTACCTGTACCTGACGCCGTGTCGGTGCACGGGAAACAGGGGCGGGGCCTCGAGAGGGTGCGGCGGGCGAGCTATGATGCTCTGCTCCGACCCCAGAGAAGTGGAGTCGGGACAGAGGAGGTCCAACGGGAAACGGGTGGCGTTCTTGGAGCCCCGAGCGGAGGACGCCGATACCTGTGGTGCGAAATTCCCGGTAACGAGTCACGTAAACACGGAGGGCATTCTTAAAAACGGAAGCAGGACCGTGGGACAGACCCTCACAGACACGATCCTTGTGGCGTGA